The Prunus persica cultivar Lovell chromosome G8, Prunus_persica_NCBIv2, whole genome shotgun sequence genome includes a region encoding these proteins:
- the LOC18767175 gene encoding auxin-responsive protein SAUR21 has protein sequence MAIRLSQILRQSSLLFANKAASSSSVGVPKGYIVVYVGEFEKKRFVVPISFLSQPSFQELLRKAEEEFGYNYPMGGLTIPCREDIFIDLTSRLN, from the coding sequence ATGGCGATTCGGTTATCACAAATCCTACGACAATCGAGCTTATTGTTTGCAAACAAAGcagcatcatcatcttctgttGGTGTTCCAAAAGGCTACATTGTAGTGTATGTTGGAGAGTTTGAAAAGAAGCGATTTGTCGTTCCGATATCATTCTTGAGTCAGCCTTCATTTCAAGAGTTGCTAAGGAAGGCAGAGGAAGAATTCGGATACAATTATCCGATGGGTGGACTCACAATTCCTTGTAGAGAAGACATCTTCATTGACCTCACTTCCCGCTTGAATTAA